One Coregonus clupeaformis isolate EN_2021a unplaced genomic scaffold, ASM2061545v1 scaf0640, whole genome shotgun sequence DNA segment encodes these proteins:
- the LOC121561620 gene encoding sialoadhesin-like — MLLVMCLDRMLLLCTVIFGLWRDTHGVSPVPSVPNLVPALAGSCVVIPCSFTPPASHSVLGRQGSEVGVMLRYRTTGYIFPLRSTAFSTDDKFKVSKEFLGRTSLWGNTDDGDCSVMIDRVHLADSYVYELALKGRGQKDWGEARSVGLVVSDSPEPPVISGVGAAAEGQVVSLNCSISYSCPSQAPTLQWRWERGAQENNSEYGEPQVLQTQGQRPTLRASLTFTASYRIKPRMRCEAVYPGERRVYTVKELHVTFPPKDVTVQVHTLTVQEGVNVLLACSCKADPPVSVYRWSYTQHGLTVNLHQRTHMVRVYNVTRDLRVRCTAKNLIGQAESKPTSLNIQYKPVILHLSSSCVVERVGGSVSLFCGLQPPACRNLECQR, encoded by the exons ATGCTTCTAGTCATGTGTCTAGACAGAATGCTCCTGCTGTGTACTGTGATCTTTG GCTTGTGGAGGGACACCCATGGTGTGTCGCCCGTGCCCTCTGTCCCAAACCTTGTCCCTGCCTTGGCAGGCTCCTGCGTGGTCATCCCCTGCTCCTTCACTCCTCCAGCCTCTCACTCCGTCCTGGGCAGGCAGGGAAGTGAGGTGGGCGTGATGCTGCGCTACAGGACTACAGGTTACATCTTCCCCCTGCGGAGTACAGCTTTCAGTACAGATGACAAATTCAAAGTCAGCAAGGAGTTCCTGGGCCGGACATCCTTATGGGGAAACACGGACGATGGAGACTGCTCTGTAATGATTGACAGGGTCCACCTGGCTGACTCCTATGTCTATGAGCTGGCGCTGAAGGGCCGTGGACAGAAAGACTGGGGGGAGGCGAGGAGTGTCGGCCTCGTTGTGTCAG ACTCCCCAGAACCCCCAGTGATCAGCGGTGTGGGGGCAGCGGCAGAAGGACAGGTGGTTTCACTAAACTGCAGCATCAGTTACTCCTGTCCCTCCCAGGCCCCCACCCTCCAGTGGCGGTGGGAGAGAGGAGCCCAGGAGAACAACAGCGAGTACGGGGAGCCGCAGGTACTCCAGACCCAGGGCCAGAGGCCTACACTACGGGCCTCTCTCACCTTTACCGCATCGTACCGCATCAAACCCAGAATGAGGTGTGAGGCTGTATATCCAGGAGAAAGAAGAGTATACACCGTAAAGGAGCTCCATGTGACAT tccctccAAAAGATGTCACAGTCCAGGTCCATACCTTGACTGTCCAGGAGGGGGTGAACGTGTTGCTGGCCTGCTCCTGTAAAGCTGACCCGCCTGTGTCCGTGTACAGGTGGTCATACACCCAACATGGGCTAACTGTAAACCTTCACCAGCGCACACACATGGTCAGGGTGTACAACGTGACCCGAGACCTGAGGGTCCGCTGCACAGCAAAGAACCTAATTGGACAGGCAGAGTCCAAACCGACTTCCTTAAACATTCAAT ACAAGCCtgtcatcctccatctctcctcctcctgtgttGTGGAGAGGGTTGGAGGTTCTGTGTCGCTGTTCTGTGGACTCCAACCCCCGGCCTGCCGTAACCTGGAGTGTCAACGGTAG